In a single window of the Elaeis guineensis isolate ETL-2024a chromosome 4, EG11, whole genome shotgun sequence genome:
- the LOC105042675 gene encoding LOW QUALITY PROTEIN: L-type lectin-domain containing receptor kinase IV.2-like (The sequence of the model RefSeq protein was modified relative to this genomic sequence to represent the inferred CDS: inserted 1 base in 1 codon): MEVKLPLLLVICLLTGITATKYDEFTYNGFNRSELYLDGVAEITPNGLLRLTNSTKRQQGHAFHKVPLRFKNTSDGNVHSFSTCFAFAISPEYPDLSGNGLAFVLSPTXGLPGSLTNEYLGLFNSTNNGNSSNHVLAIELDTILNMEFGDINNNHVGIDVNGLHSVDAAPASYFIGKTWKFKNLSLISGEPMQVWVDYSNLDRKLNVTISPISVPKPSRPLLSSLVNLSSVILDTMYVGFSSSTGSILTSHYVLGWSFKMNGPAAALNLSSLPSLPSEKHRRKLTPLIIWLSLGVVVFIAITACFIAYTIRRKARYAEVLEEWELEHRTHRFSYKELFKATKGFREENLLGVGGFGRVYKGKLPTSKTEIAVKRISHDSKQGMREFVGEIASNSQLRHRNLVELLGYSRRKGELLLVYDFMSNGSLDKFLYDTNKPTTPNWSQRLKIIKGVASGLLYLHEEWEQIVVHRDIKASNVLLDGEMSGKLGDFGLSRLYDHGSDPQITHVVGTFGYIAPELTKTGRATTSTDVFAFGVFILEVVCGRRPIMQQESPDLHLVDWVWGSWRNGVILEVIDARLLGGDYDVGEVELILKIGLLCSNPVRAARPTMRQVMQLLDGDLSLREIPKDGMGIAVSSPNRAEELEES; the protein is encoded by the exons ATGGAGGTAAAACTACCCTTACTTTTGGTGATATGTCTGCTTACAGGAATCACAGcaacaaaatatgatgaattcACATACAATGGATTCAATAGGAGTGAGTTATACCTTGATGGCGTAGCAGAGATCACACCCAATGGCCTTCTGCGATTAACCAACAGTACAAAGAGGCAGCAAGGACATGCATTCCACAAAGTGCCACTGCGTTTTAAGAACACCTCGGATGGTAACGTTCACTCTTTCTCTACTTGCTTTGCTTTTGCAATATCCCCCGAATATCCAGATTTGAGTGGCAATGGGCTTGCATTTGTGCTCTCTCCAA AGGGGCTCCCTGGGTCTCTGACCAACGAATACCTAGGTCTCTTCAATTCTACCAATAATGGAAATTCATCAAATCACGTCCTTGCCATTGAGCTAGACACCATCCTCAATATGGAGTTTGGCGATATTAACAACAACCATGTTGGAATTGATGTCAATGGATTACACTCAGTAGACGCCGCACCAGCATCATATTTCATTGGGAAAACTTGGAAATTTAAGAACCTCAGCCTTATAAGCGGGGAACCTATGCAGGTATGGGTAGATTATAGCAATCTAGATAGAAAGCTAAATGTAACAATATCCCCCATCAGTGTGCCCAAACCAAGCCGTCCATTGTTGTCTTCTTTAGTTAATCTGTCCTCGGTAATATTAGACACCATGTATGTTGGCTTTTCTTCTTCTACAGGCTCCATTCTAACATCCCATTATGTTCTGGGTTGGAGCTTTAAGATGAATGGGCCAGCGGCTGCCCTCAATCTGTCCAGCCTTCCTTCACTTCCTTCTGAAAAGCATAGAAGAAAACTAACACCTTTGATAATTTGGCTGTCCTTAGGAGTAGTGGTGTTCATAGCTATAACTGCCTGCTTTATTGCttacacaataagaagaaaggcaagatatGCCGAAGTTCTCGAAGAGTGGGAGCTAGAACATAGAACTCATAGATTCTCATATAAAGAACTATTCAAGGCTACCAAAGGCTTTCGAGAAGAAAATCTTCTGGGAGTTGGTGGTTTTGGAAGAGTCTACAAAGGCAAGCTACCCACCTCAAAAACCGAAATTGCAGTGAAGAGGATATCTCATGATTCTAAGCAAGGAATGAGGGAGTTTGTTGGGGAGATTGCGAGTAACAGCCAACTCCGTCACCGCAATTTGGTCGAACTTCTTGGCTATAGCCGCAGGAAAGGGGAACTCCTTTTGGTCTATGACTTCATGTCCAATGGAAGTCTTGACAAGTTCCTTTATGATACAAACAAGCCAACAACACCTAACTGGAGTCAGAGACTAAAAATTATCAAAGGCGTGGCTTCAGGTTTGCTTTACTTGCATGAAGAGTGGGAGCAGATTGTTGTACACAGAGATATAAAAGCCAGCAATGTCTTATTGGACGGTGAAATGAGTGGTAAGTTGGGAGACTTTGGACTATCAAGATTGTATGATCATGGTAGCGATCCCCAAATTACTCATGTGGTGGGAACTTTTGGTTATATTGCTCCAGAGCTCACTAAAACAGGCAGGGCAACTACGAGCACTGATGTCTTCGCCTTCGGGGTTTTCATACTTGAGGTTGTCTGTGGAAGGAGGCCAATAATGCAGCAAGAATCACCGGATCTTCATTTGGTGGACTGGGTGTGGGGGAGTTGGAGGAATGGAGTAATTCTAGAGGTTATAGATGCAAGACTGCTGGGAGGTGATTATGATGTGGGGGAAGTGGAGCTGATCTTAAAGATTGGATTGCTTTGTTCAAATCCTGTACGTGCAGCTAGACCAACCATGCGCCAAGTGATGCAGTTGTTGGACGGTGATCTTTCGCTTCGCGAAATACCCAAGGATGGGATGGGCATTGCTGTTTCATCACCAAATCGTGCTGAAGAATTAGAAGAATCATAA